From the Paenibacillus sp. R14(2021) genome, the window CTTGGCGGCAACTGGGAGTATAACCACGGGTACTTTGATCGATATTTGGACGACGCGCATATGGTTTGGCTGCGGATGCCGTTTGATGTTATCAATGGGAGCATCGATGTCGATACGGAGGATTTGGATGCCAAAATCAAGCTGGGTAGGCCATTCGTCCTCAATCATGTTTACAATGATGGGCTCGACGACGAAGCCAACGTGAATTCACTCGGCGGCTTGGTGAATCAGTTTCAAGAACCGCTCGACCCCGACGGTAAGGTAGAGCCCAAATGGGTCGAGAGGGCGAAGGAAGTGCTCGGTGAAGTAGAGCAGCGCTTGCTTCACTAGAGCGCATGATAGAAGCCGAATGCCGGGTTTTGCTGCAGAAATGCAGAAAGCCCGGTTTTTTTTATGTTCGTTTATAATAATTTTAAGTTTGATTTAAGGTAGATTGTGCATGATAGAACTATGAAATAGCAGCACACCAGCTGCAGCGAGAACCATGGGACACTTAAGGAGGAGTAACAATGGACGATCAGAACAAAAAGAACGATTTCGATGATTTCTTCAAACCGGGAAGCCAAGAAGAGAAAGAAGAGCTTACACCTTCCAATAGAGCACAGGACGCCAATCCGGAAGAAGGAGAGGCTGGGAAATCGTCATACTACTACTCCTATGGGCCATTTAAAGCAGGCTCTGCGGATGCATTGGATAACGCCCCTCAGCAGCATGAGCATGACAGCGCGCAAGGCTTCGCAGCTCAGCAAGGAAGTCCTGCCGGCGGAGTTCAGAGCCAAGTCGAAGTCACGCCGCCGGCACAATTGAGAGCGTTCGCTCCCTCGCAATCGGCTTCACGGAGCGGATGGCAGACGAAAGAAACGCGCCGCACATCATTCAAAGCGATGTTTGCTTCGTTCCTGGTCGGCGTGGTCGCCATCGGTTCGCTGATGTTCATATCCGACCGTCAGAACTGGTTCACATCAGACCAGGCGCTTTCGCAGCCGACTGGAGAAGCATCCTCGGCAATCGGCAAGGCTGGTGATAACGGAAGCATCTCTGCCGCAGCCGATGTGGTCAGACCGAACAATATCGCGCAGCTGTTCGAGAAAGCCAGCCCTGCTGTCGTGAAGATCGAAACGTTCACGAAACAGCAGTCTAGAAGTCAAGGTGGCGGCATGGACGACTTCTTCAGCCAGTTTTTCGGCGATGACGGCGGCCAAGGCCAAGGTCAGGATAACGGCTCTGGCAGCAGCAACAACCAAGGCCAAGGCAGCAGCGAATTGACGCCGGAAGGCATCGGTACAGGTTTCTTCTTTGATTCCAGCGGGTATATCTTGACCAATCAGCACGTCGTAGCGGATGCGGACGAGATTCAAGTGACGATTCAGGGGCAAAGCAAGCCGCTGGTAGCGAAGAAACTCGGCTCTGACTTTAACCTTGATCTGGCCGTGCTGAAAGTGGAAGGGTCGAACTTCCCGACGCTTCCAATCGGCAGCTCCGACAAAATCGGCATCGGCGACTGGGTCGTCGCAATCGGCAACCCTTACGGCTTCGACCATACCGTTACAGTCGGCGTGCTGAGTTCCAAAGAACGTCCGATCACGATTCCGGATTCCGAAGGAACTCGTCAATATCAGCACTTGCTGCAGACGGACGCTTCCATCAACCCCGGCAATTCGGGCGGTCCGCTGCTGAATCTGAAGGGCGAAGTTATCGGTATTAATACGGCTGTCAGCTCACAGGCACAAGGCATCGGCTTCGCAATCCCGACAAGCACGATAACGGAAGTGCTGGAGAATCTGAAGGCCAATAAAGAAATTCCGAAGAAGCCGATTCCGTTCATTGGCGCCAACCTGGCTGCGATTACAGACGAACTGGCCAAGGAGCTTGGCCTTAGCAGTACGAAAGGTTCCGTCGTATCGAACGTCATTTACAAATCGCCGGCGTACATCGCTGACCTTCGCCAATACGATGTCATTACAGGCATCGACGGCAAAAGCTACGATTCTCGCGAAGACCTGATCGCACAAATCCAAACGAAGGCCGTAGACGATGAAGTGAAGCTTAATATCATCCGCAATGGCGAGAAGATGGATCTGAACGTGAAGATCGGCAATAAAAACGAATTCGCCGCGGCTCAAGGGCAGCAGCAGCAGCAATAAACAGCTCATACGAATCGAAAAAGGGCGCAGGGCAGCTTTGATGGCTGATCTTGCGCTTCTTTTATGGAAAAATAAGCATTGCGCATTTCGTCCGAATGTAGACTTGCGCTATAATAAAGGTAGTTTATGGCGGCTGAAAGCTCGTTTCTGCACATTCTAAATTAGATGTTTGACGATGGGGGATAATGATGAGACCGCATATACTGGTAGTGGACGACGATGATAAAATCACCTCCCTGCTTCGGCGCAGCCTGGCATTCGAGGGATATGAAGTAGCAACCGCAAACAATGGTCTTGAAGGCTTGAAACAGATGCTGTCGAGCGATCCTGATCTGTTGATTTTGGACGTCATGATGCCGCAGGTCGACGGCTGGGAGGTTTGCCGGCGCGTTCGCGAAGGCGGAAGCGGCGTACCGATCATGATGCTTACGGCCAAGGATGATATTCAGGATCGCGTAAGAGGATTGGACCTTGGCGCAGACGATTATTTAGTGAAGCCGTTTGCGCTTGAAGAATTGCTGGCGCGCGTAAGAGCCTTGCTCCGCCGCAAATCGGATAAGCTCGATGAGAGCTCGAGCCGGCTGCAGTTCGAAGACCTCACGCTGGACTTGGACTCCAGGGAAGCCATTCGGAGCGGACGCAGAATCGACTTGACGGCCAAAGAATTCGATCTGCTGCAGCTGCTGATGCAGAATCCGCGCAGAGTGCTTACGCGCGACGCGATTATGGACAAAATTTGGGGCTTTGATCACAGCGGCGAATCCAATGTGCTCGAAGTTTATATAGCGATGCTTCGCCAGAAAACCGAAGACGGCAGCAGCTCCCGGCTCATTCAGACCGTTCGCGGAACCGGGTACGTGCTTCGGGGCGAAGGGGGCTGACGGCAGCGATGTCCATCCGCCTGCGGCTCACGCTCTGGTACTCCGTCATCTTGGCCGTCATGCTCATTCTCTTTGGCTTCGTTATTTATTTTTTCGTCAACATTAATACGTACCGGGAAATGAAAGCCAAAATCGAGGATCAAATTACAGCGATCAACAAAACGTCGACTCTTGATATTTTCGGGAATTACAACACGCCCGGTTTCGTCATCGGGGATGACGAGATGTATGTACAAATGGATAATTTCCTAAACGGCACTGTACAGGTCTCCTCTAATTTACATCGTCTCAAGCTGCAGTTCGCCGTTCCTGATTTGAATCATATCAGCGCGGACGAGGAAGGCTTTCATGAGCTGAAGCTTGGCCAATATCCATTCGTCGTGTACCGGCACCTGCTTCAGCAGGATGGCAAGGTATTCGGCGTGCTTCAGGTCGGAGCTTATTCGGGCAGGGAAGCGGGATTTCTGAAGGAACTGCGAACCGCGCTCACTTTCGCGTCGATGGTCGTCGTACTGATCGCTTTTACGATCGGGCTGTTCCTTGCTCGCCAGGCGCTGCGGCCGATCGAGCACGTCATCAGGGCGAGCGACAAGATTCAGAACGGCTCGGACCTCAGCATGCGGATCCCGAGAGAAGGACCTAACGACGAGCTCGGCCGTCTCACCGATACGCTTAACGGGATGCTTGGCCGGATCGAGACGACCTACAATGGGCTCGATGAAGCTTACATGGCGCAGCGGCGCTTCGTTTCGGATGCCTCCCATGAGCTGCGCACGCCGCTTACGACCATTCGCGGCAATATCGAGCTGCTTGAGCGGATGTGGCTGCCGGCGCTGGAACGCGGTACGCATGGCGATTCGGATGATCCGGCTGCGCCTAAGCTGAGCGAAGAGGAACGCCGCCGTATAACGCTGACGCGCGAAGCCATGCAGGATATCGCTGGCGAGGCCAAGCGAATGTCCAGCCTCGTGAACGATCTGCTTGCGCTGGCCCGGGCGGATGCCGGTTATGAGATGGAGAAGACGAATCAGCTGCTGCTCCCGCTCGTGGAGGACGTTGCGCGAAGAGCACAATTGCTTCCAAGAAAAGCCGAATGGAAAATCGGGAACCTTAGCGCTATCGAGAACGTACAAGTATATGCACACGCTGATTTTTTGCGTCAGCTGTTCTTTATATTCGTAGAAAATGCGTTTAAGTATACGCCGAGCGGTTATGTCGAGCTTCGCGCCATCCGTTCCAAGGATCAAGCCGGCATTGTCATCAAGGATACGGGGATCGGCATGGATCACGCCGAGGTGCCGCATATTTTTGAACGCTTCTATCGTGCGGACGAGTCGAGAGGCGAGACAAGCGGTACGGGACTTGGCTTATCGATTGCCAAGTGGATTATCGACGAGCACGGCGGTTCGGTAGAGGTTTCGACACGTGAAGGAGAGGGGACGACATTTATCGTCTGGCTTCCGATTGCTTT encodes:
- a CDS encoding YugN family protein; the protein is MIPIESKLESNEKEFTEVKSMLEEHQFSLGGNWEYNHGYFDRYLDDAHMVWLRMPFDVINGSIDVDTEDLDAKIKLGRPFVLNHVYNDGLDDEANVNSLGGLVNQFQEPLDPDGKVEPKWVERAKEVLGEVEQRLLH
- a CDS encoding S1C family serine protease, encoding MDDQNKKNDFDDFFKPGSQEEKEELTPSNRAQDANPEEGEAGKSSYYYSYGPFKAGSADALDNAPQQHEHDSAQGFAAQQGSPAGGVQSQVEVTPPAQLRAFAPSQSASRSGWQTKETRRTSFKAMFASFLVGVVAIGSLMFISDRQNWFTSDQALSQPTGEASSAIGKAGDNGSISAAADVVRPNNIAQLFEKASPAVVKIETFTKQQSRSQGGGMDDFFSQFFGDDGGQGQGQDNGSGSSNNQGQGSSELTPEGIGTGFFFDSSGYILTNQHVVADADEIQVTIQGQSKPLVAKKLGSDFNLDLAVLKVEGSNFPTLPIGSSDKIGIGDWVVAIGNPYGFDHTVTVGVLSSKERPITIPDSEGTRQYQHLLQTDASINPGNSGGPLLNLKGEVIGINTAVSSQAQGIGFAIPTSTITEVLENLKANKEIPKKPIPFIGANLAAITDELAKELGLSSTKGSVVSNVIYKSPAYIADLRQYDVITGIDGKSYDSREDLIAQIQTKAVDDEVKLNIIRNGEKMDLNVKIGNKNEFAAAQGQQQQQ
- a CDS encoding response regulator transcription factor, whose product is MRPHILVVDDDDKITSLLRRSLAFEGYEVATANNGLEGLKQMLSSDPDLLILDVMMPQVDGWEVCRRVREGGSGVPIMMLTAKDDIQDRVRGLDLGADDYLVKPFALEELLARVRALLRRKSDKLDESSSRLQFEDLTLDLDSREAIRSGRRIDLTAKEFDLLQLLMQNPRRVLTRDAIMDKIWGFDHSGESNVLEVYIAMLRQKTEDGSSSRLIQTVRGTGYVLRGEGG
- a CDS encoding cell wall metabolism sensor histidine kinase WalK, producing MSIRLRLTLWYSVILAVMLILFGFVIYFFVNINTYREMKAKIEDQITAINKTSTLDIFGNYNTPGFVIGDDEMYVQMDNFLNGTVQVSSNLHRLKLQFAVPDLNHISADEEGFHELKLGQYPFVVYRHLLQQDGKVFGVLQVGAYSGREAGFLKELRTALTFASMVVVLIAFTIGLFLARQALRPIEHVIRASDKIQNGSDLSMRIPREGPNDELGRLTDTLNGMLGRIETTYNGLDEAYMAQRRFVSDASHELRTPLTTIRGNIELLERMWLPALERGTHGDSDDPAAPKLSEEERRRITLTREAMQDIAGEAKRMSSLVNDLLALARADAGYEMEKTNQLLLPLVEDVARRAQLLPRKAEWKIGNLSAIENVQVYAHADFLRQLFFIFVENAFKYTPSGYVELRAIRSKDQAGIVIKDTGIGMDHAEVPHIFERFYRADESRGETSGTGLGLSIAKWIIDEHGGSVEVSTREGEGTTFIVWLPIAFLGNFNEV